A segment of the Trifolium pratense cultivar HEN17-A07 linkage group LG7, ARS_RC_1.1, whole genome shotgun sequence genome:
aaataaactataatttttttttcttaaaaaactATTACTCCCTCCagccttaattataaacaaattatactttttatattcattggAAAACCAATGTATTTGGCCTTTAAGTACGTCTAGATACATCAGTATtcaaatgaatataaaaaatagaagttgcttataattaagaccGGATGAAATActtagagctgtaaaaagggccttaaggggccggccctttaaggggcggacccacttattcctgattattaattttatttaaattttaaacaatttttctagtgtcgtgaacttattctcgttttcttcaatcagcactgtccacgatcggcaccttaaaaaaactgtgtttaaaatttaaataaaattaataatcaggaataagtgggtccgccccttaaagggccggccccttaaggccctttttacagctctagaAATACTAAATAGAgcttttttaaccaaataaatttattaagctAGTTTACGTGTCATTCCAATCAGAGCTTTAGTGTGATCTAACTTACATTTTTAAAATggtaattttgacattttaaaataaacaaaaagtgaTGTTACGTGAGATTTTGATCCTTCTCATTCCCTACTAAAAATTAAACCGAAgacacaaaatttaaaatattccaTCTCCTCTGCTCCATAACCCCCTAACTAAACAGTCCATAGTAGATATCAGAAGTGATGTCTATGGAAAGCAATTTCTGTCTTAGTGATTCATAAGGTAAGGTACTGGACAAATTAATTACCaacagtttttaattttttatggtcATCTGAATCTGTTTTACTTCATTTGCAGGAGAGTATTAGAGAAAGCACAACACACACTGCatctcactatatatatatatatatatatatatatatatatatatatatatatatatatatccttctGTAACTAACTAATTTAACTGTCTCAGTTAGTTAGAGTAGCTTCAACAATAGTAGTGCTAGCACTAAAACTTGTTGATTCTTCTCAGCCAAGTAACATGCACAGTCGAATCAAATTGCTTCCTCTTGACAAGATTCTCCATAAAATCTGCGAGGTACAAGAAAATTTCACTTTAGTAGCGGGTTATAGTCGAAAAACTAAGCAGATTGGACTAAATAATTCAAAACTCATTAAACCATTTGGAAAATGGAAGAGATACATTTCAAGTCTATTTCATTTTCCAAGTATTAACACTACGATGTAAACTTGAGATACATCAGCTAATAGCTATAATTTCCATTTTGGTTCCACTTGTCtttaattcaatttcaatgtaCCACTTAAACATCAATAATCCATAAATCCATAATCCAACTCTATAAGGACAATGCAGGAGCAATGAAACATACATACTCCTATTTAATAGTTCCAAGTTCATACAAAAAACCAGACACCAAAGTAATAAGAAAATGGATGTGAAACACTTGCAAATCATATCTGAAACATGGTTACAAGATTCCACATTCTCAAAATAGGATACAAAATTCAAACCTACCAAAGAACATTTGTACAATCATACAAATatgttttgtatatatatttttctcaaGCGTCGAGCTCTTTGCGATATGGATTTAAGAGAAGATCCATACCAATCCTCAGTTTCTATTAAATTCCACAAGTTCACAGTTTTGCACTGTTTTCCTTCCAACAAGAATATAAAAATCCAAAACCACACACAATACATGATGAGATCAAGATATTCAATATGGATTTGAtaaacatatgatatgatttaaCATACCAAAACATAGAGATAAAATAAGAGTGACCGGTGAGTCGGTGACTAGCCAAAGCATTTCTAAATTGACATACCAGAAACTTTCTTTGCAAAACCAAGGGACCCAAACAGCTGCACAGCTATCTTGTGCTGAGCAACAAATGCAAAAAGCTCCAAGACTTCATCTTCATCGAAATAACTAACCAATCCATAAATCGACAAAAGCAGTAGAAAACCGAGAACCACCAAAGAATTTTCAGTATTTTCTTTCATGTTAGCTTTCAAATCTAGTGCTAGCTTCAATGCATCTTCTCTTACACAAGGTTTAATATTTGGTGAGATTCTCATCAGTTGTTCTAGCAGATAGATGTGTCTATCGTCAATAATCACAGCATTGTCTCCCATCTTACACCGTGGAATAAAGGGGTTCTGTATTACATCCAAAACCACTTTAGCTGGATCTGATGATTCTCGCAGATTAGCTAGAATTTCAGTTTTGTCTCTTGGGAGCAACTGAAAACTTGTTCCATCATCAATGGTAGGACTTAATTCATTATCCATGTAAGATGTAACTGCATATTTAGATAGCAGATATTTAAGCTCCCACGTAGCATATGTAACTACGTTTTAACTCAAGAAGTTTACACATTTGCAATATACTTGAGAAACTATATACATTACTATATGAATCTATCATTAGCATAGCAGTaccataattttataattaaactttAGCTATGGATAAAAACTCAAGAGTTTTTTGCATTTAATAAATAGTTGAAATGAAATTCTTTCAATAAACAAGATGAATAAGAAACCATTTACCGAATTCTTCTTCCTCATCATGAGAGTTTATTAACGGTTCATATTGTTTCTCTGTCGACTCAGGCTCGTTCAGCTGTACAACAAATGTATCCAGCTTTGACTCAGGATCCTTAACCTGTCCTTCAAACTGCTTCTCTTTTAACTTTAGCTCATTCACCTTTACTTTGAATTTATTCTCTTTTGACTCAAGTTCTTTCCATCGTCCTTCAAATTGCTTCTCTTTTAATTTGAAGTCCTCAACTTGGTTTTCAAATTGCTTCTTTTGTGATATTAGCTCCTCCTCTTTCAATTCAAACTCCTTCACTTGACCTTTAAATTCCTCATTGTTCGACAGTAACTCTTTCATTTGTTCTttgaattgtttttcttttgattcaAGCTCCTTCAGTCGACTCTCAAAATGCTTCTTTTCCGATTCCAACTCTTTCACTCGACCTTCAAACTTACTCTCCTTCGACTGATGCTCCTTGAATTTGCCTTGATATTGCTCCTCTTTTGCCTTAAGCTCTTTCAGTTGGCTTTCGAAATGATTCTGTTTTGATACCAAACCATTCACCAACTGCGTCACTTGTCTTTCAAAATGCTTATGTTTCGAAATATTATCCAAGACTTGACGAAGTTCCATCTCTTTCGTATTGAGCTCTTGCTTACGCTCTCCAATCAAGTCTTCCATCAAACGAACCTGCCCTTCCTTTGCTACAAAATCCTTGAAACATTCCTCAACTTTCCCCTGCATTTTCTTGCGAGCTTCGTTAATTCTTTCAACACAACTAATTtcctttttcttattttcaagCTCTTTGGAACACTCCTCAATATCCCTCTTTATGGACTTCAATCTCTTCTCTTCTATTTCACTCATTCTTCTGCATTCCTCAAATGAGTTTTCTACCAATGCAAGTTCTTCCTTGAGTATGGAAAATGATTTATCAGTCCACATGACCGGCATTTTAATTCTCGCGAAAATaggaacatcatcatcatcgtcataatcatcatcatcatcatttagTGTTGGGGATACCTTTGATTTCTTCATCGAACCGCGCAAGGAATTGTTGTTATCGAATAGCCTCTTAACCGGCAGTGTAGTAGTAACACAAAAATTTGGCTTATCAGAGTCCTTAACATCCATCATTCAAAATGAACTATGGAAACTGAAAAGGTTCACAAATTACCaacaccaaataaataaataaacaaggtTCAATTGAAAAATTTCTAGGTCAAAATGAATTATGAAGTAATACATTACAATTTCAGAAGCAAAAATCAAACAATAGAAATGTAAATAAACAGATTTATTAGGTCTAATATTGCATGCTAAagagaaatatataaaaataagaaagaagtgATATACGCTTACAGTAAATGGAAGATGATGGTGAAAAGTTTCTATAATTTGAATTGCAAATTGGAGAGTGAAGAGTGAGAATGAAGACCAAAAATGAAGAAACGCGTGAAGAGTTTGTTATATACACCAAAATGACAAATAACTTGTTTTATGAATGAAAGTAGTTCAGTGACTATCTGCCGTTCAGCATGAGTACAAACTGTTTACGGACTCTACCGAGATCATTTATATTGAGCTTAAGCCAACTATACAAATAAGTTGAACTActcaaaaaatttaactttttatttttttaactaaatgagacttaattgtcaaaaaaaaaaaaactaaatgagacttaactttttatatttacaTGTTTGTATAAATAGTTTATACTATAAGGTATCGAAATCCTATATTTTTAggaacaaaaatttatttaacaaaaCTTATTATACAAATGTTTATTATGACAAatacttataaataatttatttaccgtcagataaaaaaaaggttatttaactcatatttcatccgtcctaaaatataaataaaaatgagtcataaaagttaatatattaaatcaaaataaaaatgagtcatcaaaagttaatatattaaatctaattgtatttttttgataaatatatGTAATCTAAATTttacatcatttttttattaacccttTGATTCCTAGGAAAGGATCacggtaatccagagttcagtTGTAATGTAAGTAATGTTcgttcaaaaataaaatatagtttacttatattttgaattATGAACATGCAGGGCTGGCCTCGAATTTTTGGAAGCTATatgcaaatataaaaaatggccctttaataaataaaaatgcaatttttttaaaaaatttatccttgatttaaattacaaatagcataaaaacaaaatcatgacTGCAATTAACGTTAAAATAGTCATAGTCTAAtcaatgacaataaaatattttctaactaATTAAAACGAGTaatttttgtaacatttttttgaaggaagttCGTCAATTAAGTAATGCATTAAATTTTACACTCCCTAATTTATTAAAACTACAACTCCATAAAAGCGATCATGGGTCTTACAATTGGGCTTTTGCAGTTTGctgtataatatattaatttttgcacccctaatttactaatattactactcttaaaaaaattgaggttCATTTTCAGGAGGCCCGATGCCACAACACATATTGCACATGTGTCTGGGCCACTCTAcgtgtatgtttggtatcacgatAGATATCACCGATACATTCACGATGAATCAAGGGTATTTTTGCGCCCACGTTTGGTTGAGAGTTGAGAGACTCTTCCTCTTTACATCATGATTCGTTAACTTTATTGGTAGTGTGCAATTTTCCTCCAAATTAGTGTCTACAGTCCTTGTCCTTTAAGGCTAGTGACGCTATAAATAAGGAGCACGGTCATAACGCCTAATTATTGAGTCATTCTGCCTTTTGACCAAGTCTAAACTTTGCGACTATAATGAAATGAACCTCAATAGGCTTGAGAAAAATTCGACTTCTTTGTGTTTGACTGCTTTTGTACGCGACTGATAAGCTATCGAATCAGGCTCATTCGGCTACCCCTTAATCGCTTGTCTTATCAATTTCGACCtacttgtaatttatttttaggtgTAAACATATTTAAATTTCAGTCAGcaagataaaattttcatattccTAGATAAATTAACATTCTTAATAAGGGAATGtttggaagaagaaaaattacATGTATGGAATCACTTTATCGAACAAGCTGGTACGGAGATGCAGGCCAAATGTAACTATTGTGGCACATTAATTAGATTCAAGGATGGTAGAAGCCTCATTTGAATTAACCAAGAGTACGAAACAGCGAGAGTCCTATCGAAATCATTTACACGTGAATATATATACCTGAACAATAATAGTGTATATGTTAGCAGGTTTCCATTACCACATTTCTAGCACAAAAACTTGTTGATTCTTCTCAGCCAATTAATATGCACAACAAATTGCCTCCTCTTGATAAGTTTCTCGACAAAATCTGCGAGGTGCAAGAAAATTTCACATCATCAAAACACACCAGAACAGGCATTAAATAAGTTCTAGTTAACAAAAAGATTAAACAGATTGGACTGAAAATTTCAAAACCCATCAAACCATTTAGAAAATGAATGACATACATGAAAAGAGAGATAAATTTCcagtctattttattttcaagcATTAACACTAACATGTCAATTTTCTCTTAACAAAGTTCTAATATCTTAATCTTAGTATCTTTGTATATTATCCTGCATAGTTTTTGGTAATTTAATCATATTATGTAACATACCAAAACATAGAGACAGAAAGAGAGATACCGGTGACTAACCAAAGCATATCTAAATTAAAACATATCCGAAACTTTATTTGCAAAAACGAAAGGTCCCAAACAGCTCCACGGCTATCTTGTGCTGATCAACAAATGCAAAAAGCTCCAAGACTTCATCTTTATTGAAATAAGTAACCAGTCCATAAATCGACAAAAGCAGTAGAAAACCAAGAATCGTCAAAGAATTTTCAGTATTTTCTTTCATGTTAGCTTTCAAATCAAGTGCTAGCTTCAATGCACCTTCTCTTACACAAGGTTTAATATTTGGTTTTGGCGAGATTCTCATCAGTTGTTCTAGCAGAAAGATGTGGCACTCATAAATAATCACAACATTGTCTCCGTTCTTACACGGTGGAATAGTTGGGTTCTGTATTATATCCAAAACAATTTTTGCTGGATCTGATGATTCTCGCAGATTAGCTAGAATGTCAGTTTCCAAACTTGTTCCATCGTCAATGGTAGGACTAAATGCATTATCCATGTAAGATGTAACTGCATATTTAGATAGCAGAAATTTAAGCTCTCATATTCATAGAAGCAACAGTAAATGAAGGTTACACTaggaatttaaaatatatatatatacaaatctAATCATTAGCAGTgccataattttataattaaactttAGCTATTGTTTTTTGCATTGAAGAGATTGATGAAATGTTCAAGGGTGAAAACTATAATGCAAATTAGTTTGACAGTTGATATAAAAACTGGACGAGCCTTTCAACTTGACTAAGATATACTAAGTCATTAAATGAAACAGTTGAAATGAAATTCTTTCAATGATCTAGATGAGTAAGAAGAACATTTACCCAATTCATTTTCCTCgtcaaaatattttatcaatgGTTCATGTTGTTTCTCTGTCAACTCAGACTGCTTCAGTTGTCCATCAAATTTATCGAGCTTTGACTCAGGAACTTTGACTTGTCCTTCAAACTGCTTCTCTTTTAACTTGAGCTCTTTGATCTGTATTttgaacttattctcttttgACTCGAGTTCTTTCCACCTTTCTTTAAATTGCTTCTCTTTTGATTTATAGGCCTCAACTTGGTTTAAAAATTGCTTCTTTTTTGTTTCGAGCTCCTTAACTCGGCCTTTGAATTCCTCCTCTGTTGATTCAAACACCTTCACTTGTCCTTTGAATTCTTCCTCTTTTGACTGGAACACCTTCATTTGTTCTTCAAATTGATTTTCTTTAGATTCGAGCTCCTTCTGTCGGCTCTCAAAATGCTTCTTTTCTAATTCAAATTCCTTCACTCGTTCTGCAAGTTGGTTATCTATTGACTCCAACTCCTTCATTCGGATTTCAAAGAGCTTCTTTTGAAATTCCAACTCCTTCATTTGACCTTCCAATTTCTCCTCTTTTGACTCAAGCTCATTCATTCGGCTTTCAAAAAGCTTCTGTTTCAATACCTGCTCCTTCATTTGGCATTCAAATTCCCTCTCTTTTGATTCAAACTTCTTCATTTGGCATACAAGTAGGTTATCTTTTGACTCGTGTTCCTTCACTCGACCTTCATGTTTCTTCTCGTTTAACTCAAGGTCCTTGATCCGGCTTTTGAAATGATTCTCTTTTGATAACAAATCCTTCACTTGGCTTTCAACCTGCTTCGTTTTAGATTGTAGCTCCTTCACTTGGCCTTCAAATTTTCTCTCTTTTGATTCATGCTCCTTCACTTGGCCTTCATGTTTCTTCTGTTTTGATTCAAGCTCCTTCATCTGGCTTTCAAAATGCTTCTTTTTAGATTCCAGCTCCTTCACTTGGcctttaaattctctctcatttGATTCATTCTCCTTCAACCGGCCTTCAAGTTGCTTCTCTTTCGACTCAAGCTCACTCATCCGGCTTTCGAAATGGTTTTCGAAATGCTTCAGTTTCAACACCTGCTCCTTCATTCGGCCTTCAAATTCCCTCTCTTTTGATGCAAACTCTTTCATTTGGCCTACAAGTTGGTTCTCTTTTGACTCTAATTCCTTCACTTGGCTTTCAAATAGCTTCTTTTTTGATTCCAGCTCCTTCACTTGTCCATCAAGTTGCTTCTCTTTAGAGGCCAGTTCCATAACTTGTTCTTTCAATGGCTTCACTTTTAATTTGAACTCCTCCATGTCCCTTTCAAGCTGCTTCTTTTTAGATTCCAGTTCCATCACTCTGTCTTCATGTTGCTTCTCTTTAGACTCAAGCTCCTTCATTCGGCttttgtaatgattttgttttgatgccAAATCATTCACTTGGCCTTTAAACTTTCTCTCATTCAATTCATGCTCCTTCAATCTGCCTTCAAGTTGCCCCTCTTTCAATTCAAACTCCTTCATTCGACTTTCGAAATTCTTCTGTTTCAATACCAGCTGCTCCATTTGCCTTTCAAATTCCCTCTTTTCTGATACAAACTCCTTCATTTGGCATACAAGATGATTATCTTTTGACTCTAACTCCTGCACTTGTCTTTCAAATTGCTTCTTTTCAGATTCCAGCTCTTTCACTCGCCCTTCAAATTCTCTCTCTTTTGATTCATGCTCCTTCACCCGGCCTTCATGTTGATTCTCTTTTGACTTAAGCTGGTTCTGTTTTGATACCAGATCATTCAACAGCTGTGTCATTTGCCTTTCGAAATGCTTATGTTTTGAAATGTTATCCAAGACTTGACGAAGTTCCAACTCTTTTGTCTTGAGCTCTTGCTTGCACTCTCCAATCAAGTCGTCCATCAAATGGAGCTGCCCTTCCTTTGCTACAAAATCCTCGAGACATTCCTCAACTTTTTCCTCCATTTTCTTGCGAGCTTCGTTAATTCTTTCAACACAACTAATTtcctttttcttattttcaagCTCTTTGGAACACTCCTCAATATCCCTCTTTATGGACTTCAATCTCATCTTTCCTACTCGTCTCATCTGTTTGCATTCCTCAAACGAGTTTTCTACCAATGCAAGTTTTTCCTTGAGTAAGGAAAATGATTCATCAGTTGACATGACAGGCCTTTTATTTCTAGAGAAAATAGAAACATCGTcgtcatcaccaccaccaccaccatcatcatcataatcataaagAAACACCTTAGATTTCTTCCTCGAACCACACAAGGAATTGTTGTGATCAAACACCCTCTTAACCGGCAGTGTAGTAGTACTCCTCTTACAAAAGTCTTCACAAGAAGCTGAACGCCGTATATTTTTCTCGCACGATGCAaccattttcaaatttaagttaccatcatcatcaccaccactAAAAATTAGCTTATTAGAACCCTGACCATCCATGATTCAACTATATAAACTTCAAACCCTCAGCAATCACTTCCAACACCTCAAAACCCTatgaagataaaataaaaacttcaacTTTTAACTTTGAAAATTTCTAGCACAATCATCAAATAATACATGACAGTTCCATAAGTCAAAATCTTAGTCAAACAATAAATACCTAAAAAAATAGACTTTTAACCttttaataacaacaaaaaaaaacaatgtaaaaaaatgtaaacttttcaagtttcaacataTAAATATACAAATTTAGTAGCTCTAACATTGCATGATATTGATTTTCTAGACAAAAggtatgaaaatatataataaatatgaaagaaaaaatatacaaaaagtatgaagaaaaaaaagtgaagaTTTTATTAccttaattagttaaatttGTGAAGCTTTCAATGCATGGTTTGTGTTATCTTCTTCAAGTGAAAGATGGAAACTTTAGAAGAGAAAAAATGGAAGAGGAATTTGAAGGATGAAAATGAAATGCAAAGAGTGAGACACAGAGAAAAGAATAAAaggttgtttgtttttttggttgcCTGTGGGATTTGTTGTGTGTGGAAGTGGGGACCACATAACAGACACTAAAATGGCAAATAACTTGCTCACAAAGGATTGGTAGAGTTCAACATttctttattttgctttttcttttttaaaagagGACAAAAATTGTTTCTATTCAAGATTCCCTCATACAAAAAACCAAATCcaaaatatcattattttttggcttaattagatGTTTTGAGTTTGAATCCAATTCTGACAACGTGGTAATATTCATTTTTcctattaaataattttataccgacacgatatataaattaaattcgtaATTTTTATacaataagaatttaatttatatgcaccgtcggtgtaaagatattttgcacatgcgtccaataatatacagacacatcatgtatggtcattaaaaacacatgatgtgtcacattcattaaatgatgtggcaacgcgtcattggatgtatgtgtaaaaaaaaattacaccgacggtgcacagcAATTAAACTCATACAATAATGGTGTAGAATTATAtattgaatgcatgtgtaaaaaaggTTTTACACCAACAGTGTATACAAGTTATAttcttaattatatttgaatgcatatgtaatttttttttacaccgacagtgtatataaattaaatgatGGTGTAGAGtattgaatgcatgtgtaaaaaagttttacaccGACAATGTATACAAGTTATATTCATCaaaatgcatgtgtaaaaaaatttacaccgacaatGTATACAAGTTATATTCAAATTGAATGCACgtgtaaaaaagttttacaccgacggtgtataCAAGTCATGTGTAAAATGTTTTAAACCGCCAGTGTatacgagagagagagagagagagagagagagagagagagagagagggagggagggagagagagagagagagagagagagagagagagagagagagagagagagagagagagagagagagagagagagagagagagagaggaattAAGCATATATACATGATTCTTAACCTACTCAATCCCTAAAGGGGGAAAATCAACTAAAAAGGAATAGTATCTGAACAATTATTACAATATTTCAACAGAGTGGAATAGAGAAAATTGTGTTAATTCACTTTTACATTGAACATTTGGACAGAGTGGAATAGAGAAAATTGGGTTAATTCATTTTTACATTGAACATTTGGAGGATGACCTTGCTTCCAATACAACTGCTATTTACCCTTCTATCTATTTATTTAGCTCAATAATCCTACTTTGAGTCTGGTTAAGTAGATCCACAAAATATAGAATGGCTTTGTCCTGAAGATAAGTAACATTCAACATATTTATGAGTAACATTCAAGTGCATGAAGATAAGTAACATAGAATGTTTCATAAAATAGAATTTgattaaggaaaaaaagaaagaaaaaaaccttGATTTTAATGAAGTTAGTTGCCTTTATTTGTAGGCCAAGTTACCATATGCACAAATGAATCTTACAGTTTCAGTATGTTGCTGCTTCCTGATAAGATTCTACACAAAATCTACATGCCTTTCTGACTCCTTAGCTCAAGAATGCGATTGTCAACTTCGTTAAGTAGATCCTCAAATTGTAGGTTATTATCTGAAAGGCATCGTAGAACAGTTTCCAGACTAGCAATTTCTTGATCTCTGGCCTTATCCTGAGTTCAAGTTCAAAGTAATTTATAACTATCATTAAGGGGTATTAATATGGAATGTTTCATAAAATAGAAAttgaataagaaaaaaaaaaaaaccttagtTTCAATGGAGTTAGTTTTGTTGCAACTGCTCTCAGAAATCAGTTTTGCATTCTTCACATGTTCTCGCAAGAGATCAAGTAGTTGATTATTGTCACTTAAGTTAAATGCACAACTGAATCTAACAGCTTCAACATATTGATGTCTCTTGATAAGACCGGCAACAAAATCTGCAAGGCGCAAGAAAATTTCACTTCATCGAAACTGACAAGAACAGCAATGAAATAAGTTCTTGTTAACAAACATAGGACAACATACCAGATATTTTATCTGCAAAACCCATGGCTCTAAACAGTTCTATAGCTATGTTGTGCTCAGAAACAAGTCCAAAAAACTTTAAAACGTCATCTTCATCGAAAGAAGGAAGCAATCCATAAATTGACAGAAGGAGTAGAAAACCAAGAACCGACacataattttcattattttcttccGCGTTAGCTTTCAAATCAAGTGCTAGTTCCAATGCTTCTTTTCTTACATCAGGTTCAATATGCGGTGACATTCTCATCAGTTGTTCGAGCAGAAGAATGTGGC
Coding sequences within it:
- the LOC123896610 gene encoding FRIGIDA-like protein 5 encodes the protein MDVKDSDKPNFCVTTTLPVKRLFDNNNSLRGSMKKSKVSPTLNDDDDDYDDDDDVPIFARIKMPVMWTDKSFSILKEELALVENSFEECRRMSEIEEKRLKSIKRDIEECSKELENKKKEISCVERINEARKKMQGKVEECFKDFVAKEGQVRLMEDLIGERKQELNTKEMELRQVLDNISKHKHFERQVTQLVNGLVSKQNHFESQLKELKAKEEQYQGKFKEHQSKESKFEGRVKELESEKKHFESRLKELESKEKQFKEQMKELLSNNEEFKGQVKEFELKEEELISQKKQFENQVEDFKLKEKQFEGRWKELESKENKFKVKVNELKLKEKQFEGQEEEFVTSYMDNELSPTIDDGTSFQLLPRDKTEILANLRESSDPAKVVLDVIQNPFIPRCKMGDNAVIIDDRHIYLLEQLMRISPNIKPCVREDALKLALDLKANMKENTENSLVVLGFLLLLSIYGLVSYFDEDEVLELFAFVAQHKIAVQLFGSLGFAKKVSDFMENLVKRKQFDSTVHVTWLRRINKF
- the LOC123893965 gene encoding interaptin-like; translation: MDGQGSNKLIFSGGDDDGNLNLKMVASCEKNIRRSASCEDFCKRSTTTLPVKRVFDHNNSLCGSRKKSKVFLYDYDDDGGGGGDDDDVSIFSRNKRPVMSTDESFSLLKEKLALVENSFEECKQMRRVGKMRLKSIKRDIEECSKELENKKKEISCVERINEARKKMEEKVEECLEDFVAKEGQLHLMDDLIGECKQELKTKELELRQVLDNISKHKHFERQMTQLLNDLVSKQNQLKSKENQHEGRVKEHESKEREFEGRVKELESEKKQFERQVQELESKDNHLVCQMKEFVSEKREFERQMEQLVLKQKNFESRMKEFELKEGQLEGRLKEHELNERKFKGQVNDLASKQNHYKSRMKELESKEKQHEDRVMELESKKKQLERDMEEFKLKVKPLKEQVMELASKEKQLDGQVKELESKKKLFESQVKELESKENQLVGQMKEFASKEREFEGRMKEQVLKLKHFENHFESRMSELESKEKQLEGRLKENESNEREFKGQVKELESKKKHFESQMKELESKQKKHEGQVKEHESKERKFEGQVKELQSKTKQVESQVKDLLSKENHFKSRIKDLELNEKKHEGRVKEHESKDNLLVCQMKKFESKEREFECQMKEQVLKQKLFESRMNELESKEEKLEGQMKELEFQKKLFEIRMKELESIDNQLAERVKEFELEKKHFESRQKELESKENQFEEQMKVFQSKEEEFKGQVKVFESTEEEFKGRVKELETKKKQFLNQVEAYKSKEKQFKERWKELESKENKFKIQIKELKLKEKQFEGQVKVPESKLDKFDGQLKQSELTEKQHEPLIKYFDEENELVTSYMDNAFSPTIDDGTSLETDILANLRESSDPAKIVLDIIQNPTIPPCKNGDNVVIIYECHIFLLEQLMRISPKPNIKPCVREGALKLALDLKANMKENTENSLTILGFLLLLSIYGLVTYFNKDEVLELFAFVDQHKIAVELFGTFRFCK